The stretch of DNA CGTCGGTGAGGGGCTTCGCGAGCAACTCGTCCACCAGGGTCTGGATGCGAGGCCGCAGCGCCTCGACCATGCGCGGCGTGAACGCCTTGTTGACGAGCCCGCGCAGCCGCGTGTGATCCGGCGGGTCGCGGAAGAGCATGATGCGCGAGAGGGCCCGGAGCGCACGTGCGAGCGGATGCAGCTTCGCGGGATCGACGCCGTCGTCGGCGATCGGCTTCGGCTGGAAGGAGCGATCCACCGACATGCGCGGGTCGCGCAGCACCGCCGCGATGTCCGCGTGGCGCGTCAGCACCGTGAAGCGGAACACGCCGCGCTCGATGGTGCAGATCGGTGCGGTCTCGCGGAGGCGGTGGTAGGTCGGAACGGGGTCGCGCCGGAACTCGGGGCGCGTGAAGTCGAGGATCTCTTCGCCGGGATCGGCCGAGGGGCTCACAGCAGGAGCAGACGTCATCGTGGCCTCGCGGGGCGCAACTCGGGTTCGAGCGGACTCTACCCCGCGTGGGCAGCGGTCACGACATGTGGACCCCGCAGGGACCGCTTCGGATCCGAACCACGTCGTCGACCTTCGTGACCACCACCACCAGCTCCGCGCCTGGGCTGCTCTCGATGGCGTCGGCTGCGGCCTTGAGCGCGTCGTCCACACGTTCGTCGTCGACGGCGAACTCGAGCCGCACGCATGCGGAGTCGGCCACGTAGGAGAGGCCTCGGTACCACTTCTTGTGGCTGAAGCCGGGCCCCGCCAGACCGGCATTGCCCGTGACGAGGCTGCCGAGCCGCAACCGACTCAGGGACGTCCTTACGTTGTCCGCGACATCGACCGGTACGATCAGCTGGATCCATCGCACGTCGATCCCTCCTCGCGAATCGCCCCTGACCCTTGCTCCTAGCATCGATCGTGCCCACGCACAGAGGGCACGATCGATCTCACGGGACGGGTGCTGGCGCGTCGCGGCGCTTCCCATCCCGCCGTGAGGACGAGCAACGTCTCGCGTTCATTGCAGTGCAGGGGCAGCTTCTGCCCTTCCGGGTTCCTTGCGGCCTGACCCGAACCTCTGTCATCGCCAGAGCGTATCGACTCGAGCCGTAGTGTGTCGAACTCCGCCAGACTCTTCGACTCGCGTTGGCTCGATGCGCCGCGAGTCGTGTTCGGTCTTGCCCTCCCAAACTACGCGGTCGCGTCGCTCCTGCATCTCGCAGGGCGACGACCTCGCGGAGTGTCTCCTGGGACGCTCTCCGTCGTCGAAGCCGATCGGGCCTCGCCTATCCGGACGACATCGTCTCCGCGGGCTATGGCCTCGCAGAGGCGCAAGCCGCACGGTCTCGGCCGCTCGGACAGCCTTCCCAGAGACCTGCCTAGGCGGTCCCGGAGATCCGGGATAGAGCCTCGCCTGAGCAGAAGTCATCGAGCTTCGGCAGCTGCATCGCCTACTTCTCCGCAGCAGCCTTCATGTCCGCGAGGCCGGTCTCGAAGTCCTTGCCGACCATGCTGTCCATGCTGAAGAACACCTGCATGAGCTTCGAGAGAAAGGGCGCAGGCCCCTGCATGTCCCACGTCACGGTCGTCGTGTCTCCCTGAGGCTGGAGCGTGAACGCGACGAGGTTGTGGGTCTCGAAGGGCTTGCTGAAGTCGAGCTTGATGCCGACCTTGGAAGACGGTGCGGACTCGATGATCTCCATGCGCCCTGCACCGGCCGCGCCTTCGCCCGCCCACTCGTACACGGCGCCCTGGCCGCTGGCAGCCCCGCTGTAGGTGCGCTTCATGGTGGGATCCATCTTCTCGTAGGGCGACCAGGCACTCCATTGGTGATAGTCGTTGATGAGCGGGAAGATCTTCTCCGGCGGCGCGTGGATGCGCGTCGAGCGCTGGACCCGGAAGGTGTCCGGCTTCGTCGCGGCGAAGACGAGGATCGCGGCCAGCAAGACGACCACGACGATCGCAATGTTCCTCAGCATGACTCCCTCCCGTGCGTGATCTGCCTCGAGTCCTCGGCGTCGCCGCGCGCGGCACTCTCCTGGATCAGGCGGTCGAGATGCATCCGGATGTGGGCGGCTTCCGCGGCCGTGTTGGCGAGGGCGATGGCCTGGTCGAAAGCGACCCGCGCCTCCTCCTTGCGCCCGAGCTGCAGCAACAACGCGCCCTTCACGCCGAAGAAATGGAAGTAGTGGCCGAGCCGCGGTGCGAGGGGCTCGATCATCTCCAGCGCGGCCGCGGGACCCCTCACCTTGGAGACGGCGACGGCCCGGTTGAGGGTGACGACCGGTGACGGCTGCAACGTCTCGAGCGCCGCGTAGAGCAGATCGATCTGGACCCAATCGGTGTCCTCGGGTCGCGCGGCTTGTGCATGCAGCGCTGCAATCGCCGCCTGCACCTGATAGGGGCCGCGGCGCCGGTGTCGGACCGCCTTGTCGATCAGCGCGAGTCCTTCGGCGATCAGCTGGGCGTTCCAGAGGCTGCGATCCTGATCTTCGAGCAACACGATCCCGCCCTCGGCGTCGAGGCGCGCGGCGGCGCGTGCATGCTGGAGGAGAAACAGGGCGAGGAGGCCCATGATCTCGGGCTCGTCCTGGAAGAGCCGCAGCAGGAGCCGCGCGAGGCGGATCGCCTCGTCGCAGAACGGCGCGCGCAGGGGCGCCTCGCCGCTGTTCGCCGAATAGCCTTCGTTGAAGATCAGGTAGATCATGGCGGCGACCGCCGCGAGGCGCTCCGCCCGCTCCGGGGCGCCCGGCGTCTCGAACGGCACGTCCGCCGATGCGACCCGTCGCTTGGCGCGCGTGATGCGCTGCTCCATGGCGCTCTCGCTCACCAGGAACGCACGCGCGATCTGCTCGACGGAGAGACCGCAGACGATGCGAAGCGCGACGGCGATCTGCTGGGTCGCCGGCAGATCGGGATGGCAGCAGATGAACAGCAGTCGCAGGATGTCGTCGCGGTAGTGACTCGCGGCGAGGCCCACGGCCAGCGCGGCCTCGGCGTCCTCCAGGTTCGACAGCAGCTCCTCGGACGGCAACTCGCGGTTGCGCGCGCGCCGGCGCACCTGGTCGAGCTCGGCGTTCCGCCCGACCTGGATCAGCCAGGCCGCGGGACTGCGCGGCGGGCCCTCTTGCGGCCAGCGCTGCAACGCGCGCAGGCAGGCTTCCTGGAAGGCCTCCTCGGCGGCGTCGAGGTCGCGGAAGTAGCGCAGCAACGCGCCCATGGCTTGAGGACGCGCCGCAGCCAGCGCGGACTCGAGCCACGCGTCGTCGATCACAAGGCCGTTCCCTCGAAGTAGGACAGGAGCGGCCGCACCTCGAGCGTGCCGCCCACCCCGGCACGAATGCGCTCCACCTCGAGCTCGCGCGCGGTCGCGAGCGCGTCGTCGAGCGACGGACAATCCACGAGATACAGGCCCAGCAGGGCCTCCTTGGTCTCGGCGAACGGTCCATCGAACACCTGCGGCTCGCCCGCGCGCACGGTCTTGGCGGTGCCGGTGGTCATGAGCCGGAAGTGCGGACCGAGCTTCTTCGCGTGCACGAGCTTCTCGTGCACCTTGCCGAGCTTCTCCATGAGCGCGTCGTCGGCTTTCCGGTCGAGCGAGCGCACCTTGGCCTCGGCCCCGTAGCAGATGATCGCGTAGAGCATGTCCGGACCTCGCCTCGAGTGATCCACCGAAGGACGATCGAGTATCGCCGATTCCGACAGTGTTCCGATGATCGCGCGGGCACCCTACCCGCGCTCAGCGCGCCGGATTCGCCGCCAGGTGATCGAACTTCCCGACCGGACGCGTCTTCGCGTACTCGCGCACGATCGGCTCCAGGTCCGTGGGGCTCGCGCCGTGCAGGATCACGCCGTCGCAGCCCAGGGCGAGCTGCTCGCGGATCTTGGCCACGCAGCGCGCGGGAGAGCCGGTCGCCGCGGGCGCGAGCCACTCGTCGGGAATCAGCTTCGCGATCTGCTCGAGCTGCTCGGTCGTCGCGCGCGCGTCGATCGCGCCGGGGAACTTGCCTGCCAGCGGGTCGGCGCGGAAGCGCGCCAGCACCTTGGGGTCCCAGCGGTTGGTCTTCACCAGCAAGTCACCGTAGGCCTGGAGATAGGTCGCCATGCGGCCCACGGTCTTCTTGAGCCGCAGCGGCTCGGGCAGGTGATCGCCGATCGTCGCGAAGCACGACCACACGCGCACCTTCGCGGGGTCGCGCCCGGCGCGCTCGGCGGCCTGCTTCACCTCGCGCACGCAGCGGGCCGTGGTCTCGTCGGTGAAGAAGGTGTGGAGCACCACCGCGTCCATGACCCGCCCGCCCAGCGCGAGTGAGTGGGGGCCGAATGCGACCCAGGTGAACGGGATCTCGCCCGCGTAGTCGGGGCCGAGCGCGAGCAGCGGGTACTTCCCGGCCGGGCCGTCGTGACCCATCACCGCCTCGCCGCGGAAGAGCCGGCGCATCAGCCCGACGAAGTCCTCGACCTGCGCGGTCGTGATCTGCGGCAAGCCGTACATCTGGAACATGGGCTTGATGCCGCGGCCCAGGCCGAGCGAGAAGCGGCCGTTCGTGAGCCGGTGCATGGTCATCGCGTACGAGGCCGTGACCATGGGGTGGCGCGTGTTGTGATTCGTGGCGGCGGTCGCGATGCCGATCGTGCTCGACACGGCGCCGACCGCGCCCGAGAGCGTCGCGGCCTCCTTGATGTTGAAGCGCTCCGAGATGAAGCACGCGCCGATCCCGAGCGCCTCGGCGTGCTTCACCTCGTCGAGCAGCTCGCGCGGCGACTTGGGCTGTCCCGCCAGGGTGTAGAAGCCGAGCTCGTTCATCTGCGGCATGGGTGACTCCTTGGGGTTCGGAACTCAGATCGGGGCTGGCCCGGCGCGGCCGCGCACGAGCCACTCCACCATGGGCAGGTGCTGGCGGCCCATGAACAGCTCGCCGCCCACCAGATACGCGGGCACGTTCCACACGCCCAGCTCCTCGAGCTCGGCCTCGTTCGCGGCCAGCGCCTCGGGGCCGTCCTTGCGCGCCCAGTCTTCGAAGCCGGGGCCGAGAGACTCGAGCGGTGCCTGCGCTGCGTCGTGCTGCCAGATCGCCTCGAACGCACCCGCCACGAGCTCACCGGCGCGCTCGGGCGCGCGCTCGCGCAGGAACAGGAGCGCGAGCGAGGGGCGCACGGCGTCGACCTCGCGGTACGGGTCGCGCAGGTGCAGGCCCTGTGACTCGGCGTAGCGCGCGAGGTCGCGCTCCCAGTAGGCGGCGCGGACCGCGCGGTGGCGCTCGCCGCGCGTGGCGTGGGGGCCGAGCGGCGCGGGGCGCGGCAGCGGCAATACGCTGCGCGGCCGCCAGTCGAAGCGCTCGCCGAGCCGCGCCTCCAGGGCGCGCGTGGGCGCGATCGCGAGCCAGGCGTGCGGGCTCTTGAAGTCGACGCAAACGGTGACTCGCGCGCTCATGCGAAGTGCCGGTAGGCCACGTCCGGCGCCGCGCCCTTGCGGCCGGCCAGGATCCAGCGGATGCGCGGCAGGTGCTCCCGGCCCCAGAAGTACTCGCCCTCGACCACGTAGCCGGGCACGCCGAAGATACCGGCGTCGAAGATCTCCTGCTGCCACGCCTCGTAGCGCGCGCGCTCCTCGCCCGCGACGTGCGCGCGGAAGCCGGTCACGTCGGCGCCGGCCTCGCGCAGCACGCCCTCCACGACCGCCACGTCTTCGACGTCGAGCGCGCGCTTCCAGAACCGGTCGTAAGTCAGCGCAAGGTAGCGGCGCAGCAGGGAGTCACTCTGTCGCTTCGCCCAGAGCAGCCCCATGCCCGCAAGCGTGGTGTCCCAGATCTTCACCGTGCCGCGCACGGTGAGTCCGAGCAGCGCCCCGTAGCGGCGCGCGTCCAGGTACGCGTACTTGATCATCGACCACTGCGCAGGGCTGCGCTTCGCCTCGGCGACCCGCTTGCCGTCGGCCGCGAGCCGCGCGGAGCCGCCGAACGACGGGATGTCGAGCGTGAGCGGCCGCCAGTCGATGGCGATCCCGAGCTCTTCGGCCAGCTCGAAGGTCGGCGCGACGGCGACGTAGGCGTACGGGCTCTTGAAGTCGACGTACACGATCAGCGGCCGGTCGGACTCGAGCGGGCTCACAGGAACTCCGCGGCGTCCAGATCGAGCGCGTGCCGCGCGTGACGGCGCGCCATGGCGGTGAACATCTCGTTGCCGCGCGGGGTCTCCTGCACGATCACCGACGCGATCACGGTGACCGAGAAGCCCGCGAACGCGCCGCGCCGGTAGTCGTCCCAGCAGTGTGCGAAGTCGTAGCCGCGCACGCCCGCCGCCACGAGCCCGTCGTGGTACTCGCGCACCAGGTCGCGCTCGGCCGGGCGCCGCACCTCGGGCAGGAGCGACGCGCCCAGGAAGTACGCCAGGTCGGAGAGCGGTGACTGGAGCACCATGCTCTGCCAGTCGACCACCGCCACGCGCGGCGGAGTCACCGTCTCGTCGATCAGCAGGTTGTCGAGCCGGAAGTCGATGTGCACCAGCGCCCACGGCTCGGCGGGGTACGCGAACGGCGGGCCCTTCGAGTCGGCCACTCGCGCGATGATCTCGCGCTCGTCGCTCGCCAGCACCGGCTCGAAGCGCGCGAAGAACGGCGCGAGGCTGTCGCGATACATCTTCTGCCAGCCCGCGGCCTTCTCGGGCGTGCGCTCCTCGATCCAGTCACGCCCGCACAGCGAGCGGTCCTGCCAGGTGGGCGCGTGCAGCTTCACGAGCTCGCGCACCGCCGCGCGCGCGACGGGCAGCGAGCAGCCGGCGAGCTGGTTCCCCGCCTGGGCCGGCGCCATGTCCTCGAGCAGGATCGCGAAGTCACTTCCGCGCCCGCGGATCTCGGCGAAGTAGCAGCGCGGGGTGCGGACCGGCAGGCGCTTCGCGAGCTCCTGGTAGAACATCACCTCGCGGTGATAGTTCCCGAGCCCCTCGCCGGTGGCGCGCGAGAGCGGATCGTCGGACGGGAACTTGCCCACGAGCGAGCGCGGCGCGCCGTCGACCTCGCCCGCGAGCTCGAGCCGGAAGCGGATGCACTTCCCGATCTGGCCCGTGCCCACGCGCTCGGTGGTGAACGAGGCCACGCGCGCGCGCGGATGGCCGTTTCGCTGCAAGAGCTCGGTCAAGAAGCTCGCGTCGATCGACTCGGGCGTGGGAATCGCGTCTGCCACGGCCCGAAGGATACGACGCCGCTCAGCTGGAGTTCGCGGGCTCCAGCGTCACCGGCGTGCCGAACAGGACCGCCGTGCCGCTGGCGCTGTCGTAGGCCTGGTTGTCGGTCAGCAGGTTCGTGTTCACGCCGGCGTGCTTGCGGGCGACGCGCAGGCGGGCGCCGGCCGCGTCGTGGCCCCAGCCGTGGGGCAGACTCACGACGCCGGGCATGAGGTCGTCGGTGACTTCGACCGGTGCGATCACGCTGCCAACGCGGCTCGTGACTCGCGCGCGGCCGCCGTGCGCGAGGCCGGCCTGCGCGGCGTCCTCGGGCGAGACGTGCAGCGTGCAGCGGTCCTTGCCCTTCACCAGCGACGGCAGGTTGTGCATGAACGAGTTGCTGCCGCGCAGGTCGCGCCGGCCGATCAGCACCAGACCCGGCTGGGAGCGGGCCATGCGCGCGCGCAGGCGCGGCAGGTCGTCGAGCATGAGCTGCGGCGCGAGCTCGATCTTCCCGCTCTCGGTGCGAATCACTTCCGACAGCCGCGGCTCGAGCGGGCCCAGGTCGAGGCCGTGCTCGTGCGTGCGCAGCCTGGCGAGCGTGAGTCCGCCGGGATTGCGGCCGAACCCGTCGCCGTAGGGGCCCACGCGCAGCAACAGGTCGACCATGCGCGCCGGGCCGATGCCGCCGTCGACCTTCGCGCACACCTCGTCGACCGTGAGTCCCGCCCAGCGCGGGCTCGAGGCGACGGCGCCCTCGGCGTAGCGGCGGAAGATCAGGTCGTCGACGGCCTGGCGCGGCAGGTGACTCACGCCGAGCAGGCGCGCGCCGATCTCCGAGAACACCTGCCAGGTCTCGGGTGTCTCGCCGTCGGGCGGGCGGATCGGATCCGACCACTTCGCCACGTTGCGCACCGACAGGAGATACAGCCCGAGCTCGTAGCCCGGCTGCTCGGCCGCCGCCGGCGCGGGCAGGATCACGTGCGCGTGGCGCGTGGTCTCGTTCAGGTAGAAGTCGATCGCGACCAGGAACTCGAGCCCGGCGAAGGCGCGCTCGAGCTCGGCCGAGTTCGCCGCGCTGCGCAGCGGGTTGGGCATGAGCAGGATCATCGCGCGCACCTGCCCCGGGCCCGGCGTGAGCATCTCCTCGGCCATGGCCGACGACGGGATCAGCCCTTCGACCTCGGGCTGGCCACTCACCCGGCTGCGGAAGCGCCCCATGGTGAACGGGCGCTGCGGGAGCGCCGCATCGAGCGGCGCCGCCGGCGTGGTGAACATGGCGCCGCCGGGCCGGTCGAGGTTGCCCGTGAGGATGTTGACCAGGTCGACGCCCCAGCTCGCGAGCGTGCCGAACTCCTGCACGCACGTGCCGAGCCGCCCGTAGCAGGCCGCCGACTCGGCCGCGGCCAGCTCGCGCGCGATCCGCCGGATGACCGGCGCGGCGATCCCGCAGTGACTCGCCACGGCTTCGGGCGCGAGCTCGCGCGCCACGGCGCGCAGCTCGTCGAGGCCGTTCACGCGCCCCGCCGCGGCACCCAGGTCGACCCGCCCCTCCTCGAACAAGGTGTGCACGAGCGCCAGCAGGAACGCCGCGTCGGCGCCGGGCCGGATGAAGTGGTGCTCGCTGGCCAGCTTGGCGGTCTCGCTGCGGCGCGGATCGATCACCACCAGCTTTCCGCCGCGCTCCATCACGCCGCGCAAGCGCGCCGGCGCGTCGGGCATGGTCATCAGGCTCCCGTGAGACACCATCGGGTTCGCGCCGATCACCAGCAGATACTGCGTGCGGTCGATGTCGGGCACGGGCACCGCCAGCGGGAACGGCCGCCCGAACATGAGCCCCGTCTGCACGATCTTCGGCAGTGTGTCGATCGCGGCCGAGTTGAAGAGACTCTTCGAGGCCAGCGCCTGCGCCAGCACGGGCCGGTAGGCGAGCGCGCCCAGGTCGTGCACGACCGGGTTCCCGGTGTACATGCCGACGGCGTCGTTGCCGTGCGCCTTGCGCACCGCCGCCAGCCGCTCGCCCACGAAGTCGAACGCCGCCTGCCAGGAGATCTCCTCCCAGCCGCTCGCCGTGCGCCGCAGCGGCCGCCGCAGCCGGTCGGGGTCGTGGTACAGATCCTTGACCCCGACCGCCTTGGGACACACGAAGCCGCGCGAGAACGGATCGCGCCGGTCGCCGCGCACGCGAGTCACGCGCCCGCCGTCGACCTCGATCTCGAGCCCGCACGTCGCCTCACAGAAGGGACAGACCCGGTGCACGGTCTTCATGTCCCAGACTTTGCGCCGACAGGCGCCTGGCGCGACAGGTCCAGGGCTCGCCCGGTCGATGGGGCCAGCTCAAGCGCCCTTTCCAAACGGTCGATCGGGACCACGACCCGTCCCCAGGAAAGGACGACCAGCATGTTCGGAAGACAGAGCAAGGGCTCGGCCATGGCGAAGGCGCTCCCGGCGGGCACGACCACGATGGACGTCCGCCCGGCCGCGCCGGCGCACGTGGGCACCTACTTCGACGAGAGCTCGCAGTTCACGGGCTCGCTCAAGCTCAACAAGGCGGTGCACATCGACGGCTCGATCGAGGGTGACCTGGACTGCACGGCCGCGGTCACGATCGGCACGAGCGGCAAGGTGACCGCGCGCATCCGCGCCGAGTCGGTGCTGATCGACGGCGAGGTGCACGGCGACATCGAGGCGCGCTCCGAGATCACCCTGCGCAAGACCGCGCGCGTCTACGGCGACATGAAGACCGAGGGCATCGTGATCGAGCGCGGCGCCAAGGTGGAGGGGCAGATCACGATCGGCCCCAGCAACGCCGTCGCGTCGACCCTGGCCATGCCCAAGCCGACCCCCGCGCCCGCCCCGAAGGTCTGAGCGCGAGTCACTCGCCGCGCAGCACCGCCTCGACGCGCGCCACGTCTTCGGGCGTGTCGACCTCGAGCGCGCGGTGCGCCACGGTCGGCACGCCGATCTCGAAGCCCGACTCGAGCGCGCGCAGCTGCTCGAGCCGCTCCGACTGCTCGAACGGCGTGCGCGGCAGCTTTGCGTAGCGCAGCAGGAACTCGCGCCGGTACGCGTACACGCCGATGTCGCTCCAGACCGTGAGCGGCCGGCGCGCGTGCTCGGCCTCGACCTTCGCGCGGTTGAAGTAGCCCTGGCCCGCCGGCACGTCGGCGATGATCGGCAGGCGGGTGAAGGTGAGCGCGCGGTCGCGCGCGTCGACCACGACCTTGCCGCGGTTGGGATCGAAGCGGTCCTCGGGCCGGTCGAGCGGGGTCTTGAGCGTGCCCATACACAGAGCTGCGTCGGCCACGAGCGGCGCGACCAGCGCCGCGATCGTCTCGACCTCGATCAGCGGCTCGTCACCCTGGATGTTGCACACGATCTCGTCGTCGAGCTCCGCCGCGACCTCGGCCAGCCGGTCGGTGCCCGTGGGGTGATCGGGCCGGGTCATGCGCACGGGGAAGCCCGCGCCGCGCACGGCGGCGGCGATGCGGTCGTCGTCGGTCGCGACCAGGAAGCGAGTCACCACGCCCGCCTTCACGGCCGCGGACACGCGCTCCGCGACGTGCAGGATCATGGGCTTCCCCAGCAGCGGGAAGAGCGGCTTCCCGGGGAAACGCGTCGACGCGTATCTCGCCGGGATGATCGCGGTGATCAACGTTTGGAGTACTGGAACCGCGCTCGCGCGCCGCGCTGACCGTACTTCTTGCGCTCCTTCTCGCGCGCGTCGCGCGTGAGGAAGCCCGCCTTCTTCAGCTGCGGGCGCAGCGCCGAGTCGTACTTCTCGAGCGCGCGCGCGAGGCCGTGGCGGATGGCGCCGGCCTGGCCGTTGTCGCCGCCGCCCTTCACGGTCACGTAGAGGTCGAAGTTCCCGACCCGGTCGATCGTGCGCAGCGGCTCGAGCATGTGGAGGCGCAGGATCTCGCGCGGGAAGTAGTCCTCGGCGTTGCGGCCGTTGATCTGCACCGCGCCCGTGCCCAGGCGCAGGAACACGCGCGCCGTCGAAGTCTTGCGGCGGCCGGTGGCGTAGAAGCGCGCGGCCTGTCGGACCATGGTCATCGGGTGAACTCCAGCGCCGTCGGCTTCTGCGCGGCGTGCGGGTGCTCGGCACCCGGATAGATCTTGAGCTTGCTGAGCATGCGCCGGCCG from Myxococcota bacterium encodes:
- the rpsI gene encoding 30S ribosomal protein S9 is translated as MVRQAARFYATGRRKTSTARVFLRLGTGAVQINGRNAEDYFPREILRLHMLEPLRTIDRVGNFDLYVTVKGGGDNGQAGAIRHGLARALEKYDSALRPQLKKAGFLTRDAREKERKKYGQRGARARFQYSKR
- a CDS encoding TIGR03857 family LLM class F420-dependent oxidoreductase — encoded protein: MPQMNELGFYTLAGQPKSPRELLDEVKHAEALGIGACFISERFNIKEAATLSGAVGAVSSTIGIATAATNHNTRHPMVTASYAMTMHRLTNGRFSLGLGRGIKPMFQMYGLPQITTAQVEDFVGLMRRLFRGEAVMGHDGPAGKYPLLALGPDYAGEIPFTWVAFGPHSLALGGRVMDAVVLHTFFTDETTARCVREVKQAAERAGRDPAKVRVWSCFATIGDHLPEPLRLKKTVGRMATYLQAYGDLLVKTNRWDPKVLARFRADPLAGKFPGAIDARATTEQLEQIAKLIPDEWLAPAATGSPARCVAKIREQLALGCDGVILHGASPTDLEPIVREYAKTRPVGKFDHLAANPAR
- a CDS encoding cytochrome P450; its protein translation is MSPSADPGEEILDFTRPEFRRDPVPTYHRLRETAPICTIERGVFRFTVLTRHADIAAVLRDPRMSVDRSFQPKPIADDGVDPAKLHPLARALRALSRIMLFRDPPDHTRLRGLVNKAFTPRMVEALRPRIQTLVDELLAKPLTD
- a CDS encoding SRPBCC family protein, which produces MLRNIAIVVVVLLAAILVFAATKPDTFRVQRSTRIHAPPEKIFPLINDYHQWSAWSPYEKMDPTMKRTYSGAASGQGAVYEWAGEGAAGAGRMEIIESAPSSKVGIKLDFSKPFETHNLVAFTLQPQGDTTTVTWDMQGPAPFLSKLMQVFFSMDSMVGKDFETGLADMKAAAEK
- a CDS encoding molybdopterin-dependent oxidoreductase; the encoded protein is MKTVHRVCPFCEATCGLEIEVDGGRVTRVRGDRRDPFSRGFVCPKAVGVKDLYHDPDRLRRPLRRTASGWEEISWQAAFDFVGERLAAVRKAHGNDAVGMYTGNPVVHDLGALAYRPVLAQALASKSLFNSAAIDTLPKIVQTGLMFGRPFPLAVPVPDIDRTQYLLVIGANPMVSHGSLMTMPDAPARLRGVMERGGKLVVIDPRRSETAKLASEHHFIRPGADAAFLLALVHTLFEEGRVDLGAAAGRVNGLDELRAVARELAPEAVASHCGIAAPVIRRIARELAAAESAACYGRLGTCVQEFGTLASWGVDLVNILTGNLDRPGGAMFTTPAAPLDAALPQRPFTMGRFRSRVSGQPEVEGLIPSSAMAEEMLTPGPGQVRAMILLMPNPLRSAANSAELERAFAGLEFLVAIDFYLNETTRHAHVILPAPAAAEQPGYELGLYLLSVRNVAKWSDPIRPPDGETPETWQVFSEIGARLLGVSHLPRQAVDDLIFRRYAEGAVASSPRWAGLTVDEVCAKVDGGIGPARMVDLLLRVGPYGDGFGRNPGGLTLARLRTHEHGLDLGPLEPRLSEVIRTESGKIELAPQLMLDDLPRLRARMARSQPGLVLIGRRDLRGSNSFMHNLPSLVKGKDRCTLHVSPEDAAQAGLAHGGRARVTSRVGSVIAPVEVTDDLMPGVVSLPHGWGHDAAGARLRVARKHAGVNTNLLTDNQAYDSASGTAVLFGTPVTLEPANSS
- a CDS encoding DsbA family protein, which codes for MSARVTVCVDFKSPHAWLAIAPTRALEARLGERFDWRPRSVLPLPRPAPLGPHATRGERHRAVRAAYWERDLARYAESQGLHLRDPYREVDAVRPSLALLFLRERAPERAGELVAGAFEAIWQHDAAQAPLESLGPGFEDWARKDGPEALAANEAELEELGVWNVPAYLVGGELFMGRQHLPMVEWLVRGRAGPAPI
- a CDS encoding YciI family protein, which gives rise to MLYAIICYGAEAKVRSLDRKADDALMEKLGKVHEKLVHAKKLGPHFRLMTTGTAKTVRAGEPQVFDGPFAETKEALLGLYLVDCPSLDDALATARELEVERIRAGVGGTLEVRPLLSYFEGTAL
- a CDS encoding phosphotransferase, which gives rise to MADAIPTPESIDASFLTELLQRNGHPRARVASFTTERVGTGQIGKCIRFRLELAGEVDGAPRSLVGKFPSDDPLSRATGEGLGNYHREVMFYQELAKRLPVRTPRCYFAEIRGRGSDFAILLEDMAPAQAGNQLAGCSLPVARAAVRELVKLHAPTWQDRSLCGRDWIEERTPEKAAGWQKMYRDSLAPFFARFEPVLASDEREIIARVADSKGPPFAYPAEPWALVHIDFRLDNLLIDETVTPPRVAVVDWQSMVLQSPLSDLAYFLGASLLPEVRRPAERDLVREYHDGLVAAGVRGYDFAHCWDDYRRGAFAGFSVTVIASVIVQETPRGNEMFTAMARRHARHALDLDAAEFL
- the kdsB gene encoding 3-deoxy-manno-octulosonate cytidylyltransferase, coding for MITAIIPARYASTRFPGKPLFPLLGKPMILHVAERVSAAVKAGVVTRFLVATDDDRIAAAVRGAGFPVRMTRPDHPTGTDRLAEVAAELDDEIVCNIQGDEPLIEVETIAALVAPLVADAALCMGTLKTPLDRPEDRFDPNRGKVVVDARDRALTFTRLPIIADVPAGQGYFNRAKVEAEHARRPLTVWSDIGVYAYRREFLLRYAKLPRTPFEQSERLEQLRALESGFEIGVPTVAHRALEVDTPEDVARVEAVLRGE
- a CDS encoding RNA polymerase sigma factor, whose product is MIDDAWLESALAAARPQAMGALLRYFRDLDAAEEAFQEACLRALQRWPQEGPPRSPAAWLIQVGRNAELDQVRRRARNRELPSEELLSNLEDAEAALAVGLAASHYRDDILRLLFICCHPDLPATQQIAVALRIVCGLSVEQIARAFLVSESAMEQRITRAKRRVASADVPFETPGAPERAERLAAVAAMIYLIFNEGYSANSGEAPLRAPFCDEAIRLARLLLRLFQDEPEIMGLLALFLLQHARAAARLDAEGGIVLLEDQDRSLWNAQLIAEGLALIDKAVRHRRRGPYQVQAAIAALHAQAARPEDTDWVQIDLLYAALETLQPSPVVTLNRAVAVSKVRGPAAALEMIEPLAPRLGHYFHFFGVKGALLLQLGRKEEARVAFDQAIALANTAAEAAHIRMHLDRLIQESAARGDAEDSRQITHGRESC
- a CDS encoding polymer-forming cytoskeletal protein encodes the protein MFGRQSKGSAMAKALPAGTTTMDVRPAAPAHVGTYFDESSQFTGSLKLNKAVHIDGSIEGDLDCTAAVTIGTSGKVTARIRAESVLIDGEVHGDIEARSEITLRKTARVYGDMKTEGIVIERGAKVEGQITIGPSNAVASTLAMPKPTPAPAPKV
- a CDS encoding DsbA family protein: MSPLESDRPLIVYVDFKSPYAYVAVAPTFELAEELGIAIDWRPLTLDIPSFGGSARLAADGKRVAEAKRSPAQWSMIKYAYLDARRYGALLGLTVRGTVKIWDTTLAGMGLLWAKRQSDSLLRRYLALTYDRFWKRALDVEDVAVVEGVLREAGADVTGFRAHVAGEERARYEAWQQEIFDAGIFGVPGYVVEGEYFWGREHLPRIRWILAGRKGAAPDVAYRHFA